A window of bacterium genomic DNA:
ACTTTAGTCCTCGCAATTTTTCAAATTGCAGAGGGCAGGTTTCTCGGGGTTACTGCGAAAACCTAAAACCGATAACCGAGTAGTTTATGTGCCTAATGAATATGGTATAATATCGCGTGGATAAAAAGGTTTTAGAGATAACTTCTTTGCATGATAAATGCCCCAATTACTGGCGAAAAAAGACCTACCTTGAAAGAATTGCGGCAGTGGAACAATTAAGACAAATTATATTCAATTATGACCCATCTACCACAAGAATGCAGAAAACTATTACAGTTCTTGATCTAAAGAAAGGCAAGCAGCAGATTTCAAGATTTAGCCGATATTGAAAATTTAGAAAAATAACATATTTTTTAAGTCACTCCTCAATACTACTTCTTCTCTCCGCACTAACTAATCGCAAAAGAAAAAGACGGTTATCGTAAATAGTTATCGTTACTACCTAAAACGATTTTTAACGATGACCGAATTAGATTGCCACGCTCACTATGTTCGCTCGCAATGACACTCTTAATCTGTCATTGCGAGGTCCGATGACTCCGAAAGGACGGAGTATACGGACTCTTCGGAGAGTTTACGACGAAGCAATCTCTCTATCACGCAATTGACAATTAAACCGCTCTTGTGTTACCTTTTACTGCAATGAGAAATGAAAAAATATTCGAGAAAGTAACTACAATTCTAAAGAACTATGGGGCGAAGAAAGTAGCAGTCTTTGGTTCATATGCAAGGGGAGAAGAAAACCTTCACAGTGACTTGGATATTCTCGTGGAATTCTTGGATAGAAAGAGTCTTCTTGACCTTGTGGGCATAGAGATGAAACTATCTGAAACATTGAATATAAAGGTGGATTTATTGACCGAAGGAGCAATAAGTCCCTATCTGATTGACAGAATTAA
This region includes:
- a CDS encoding nucleotidyltransferase family protein gives rise to the protein MRNEKIFEKVTTILKNYGAKKVAVFGSYARGEENLHSDLDILVEFLDRKSLLDLVGIEMKLSETLNIKVDLLTEGAISPYLIDRIKNEARVIYG